The segment TCTATCAATTACTAATAAAGTGACAAATCCAACATAAGTAAAATCTACATCATTTGCATGGGGCAAAACATAGTAAAATAAGACGTACTTGACCGCTTGTTCTGGAAAATACTTGCCACGTTGCCTTTGTCGCAGGGTATGCATGTCTCCTCCAGGACAAAACTCCATAACCAGACATGAAAATTTATCGGTCTCAAAGTGGGTATACAATGTAGGAAGGAATGGGTGATCCAGGCACTGCAAGATGTCCTTTTCAGTCTGGGACCGAAGCAACTTCTTACGACTTGCAAGTGATGCCTTGTCCATGACCTTCATTGCAAAATAACTCTTTGTTCCACTCAATTCTGAAAGATATACACTGCCAATGTCACCACAGCCTAGCTTCTTCAACAGCTTAAAATGGCTCAGACCAAAGATCCCATCTCTAGTCCTGATCATCTGAATTGCCTCCCAGCGTGAATCATTTGCCTTATGAGGCTTGGTGATACTGCTACACGAGCTTTCATCACTAATATCACTGCTATTGCTTGGCCTGTATCTGCTACTTGTTCCTCTTTCACCAGTATCTGATCTCTTGATCAGCCTGCCACTTTCATTTGCCTTTGCTAGGCCACATTCCTTGTCCAAtattgaagatggtttcaatcttcTGCACATATTCTCTTGGTTCACATCTTTCTTCTGTTCATCCACAGGACACTCTAAAACCAGTTTATCTTGGATGGGGTCTGTGGAAATCTTGTCTAAACTAGTGTGATCAACTGACTCATTTAGTAGGTTGCTTGGTTTCTGGACCTTAGGCTCCGCTTCAGAACTTGGTTTGCTCAAGTTGTTTGGTTCAGGCAGCCTTGTTCGCACCGATGCACAAGGTTTATTGAGCCTGGAAGCCTCCAAAGAGGAACCAATCTGAGAATGCAACTTCAGTGTTTGAGTATCAGGGACCACTGGAAGTGTTTCAGGCAATGTCTCTGTAGCCATTGTATCTCACAGACCAAATTATACCCTGGCTCAGACTGCAGAGATCAAAAGGACTTCTACAAGCACTGTTGAAtaaaaaattcaagcttggcacAACGCTTGAGGTTTGAACTGTGGCCTTCCATTCAAGAAATCTGCATAGAAGGACAAACATTCAATACACTGAACCATTCACACATGCAGAGAAGGATCATCATATATAGAAACACAGAAATTCATCGAacagaaaaataaaaacatcATGCTACAGTGCAAACCAAATCTAAGAAATAGCCTCCAATTCAGATACATCAATCCTCCACCCACCGCATCTCAGCTCAGCCCTCTCAGCTGATACTAGCTGAGTTCATCTCCCCGCAAACTGAAAAAACTACGGTTGATGGCACGCCAGAGGTCCTAATAGACTCGAGCCCGCCCAACCTCCC is part of the Sorghum bicolor cultivar BTx623 chromosome 10, Sorghum_bicolor_NCBIv3, whole genome shotgun sequence genome and harbors:
- the LOC110431263 gene encoding protein kinase G11A-like; amino-acid sequence: MATETLPETLPVVPDTQTLKLHSQIGSSLEASRLNKPCASVRTRLPEPNNLSKPSSEAEPKVQKPSNLLNESVDHTSLDKISTDPIQDKLVLECPVDEQKKDVNQENMCRRLKPSSILDKECGLAKANESGRLIKRSDTGERGTSSRYRPSNSSDISDESSCSSITKPHKANDSRWEAIQMIRTRDGIFGLSHFKLLKKLGCGDIGSVYLSELSGTKSYFAMKVMDKASLASRKKLLRSQTEKDILQCLDHPFLPTLYTHFETDKFSCLVMEFCPGGDMHTLRQRQRGKYFPEQAVKFYVSEILLALEYLHMLGIIYRDLKPENVLIREDGHIMLTDFDLSLRCAVSPILIRLSNSVPESLKKYNQTHSAQQACVQPSCVMQPSCTAPTACFGPRLFSKSKKVRKPKLEVVNQVSPWPELIAEPSDARSMSFVGTHEYLAPEIIKGEGHGSAVDWWTFGIFLYELLFGKTPFKGTGNRATLFNVIGQPLRFPEYPVVSFPARDLIRSLLVKEPQQRLGFKRGATEIKQHPFFEGVNWALIRCASPPEVPRHFDIEKPPKQPVSTSESAAQNGGDNYLEFGFF